TGGTCGGCTGCCTGCGGGGCGAGGGTGCGGTAGTTCTCGCCGAAGGCGTGGGCCTCGGCCTCGGTGTCGGGAAGGGGCATCGTACCCGCCTCGGCCAGCGTTGCGTATCGGTCCGGCTGGACGTGGAGCAGGACGAGGCGCCCCATCGCGTGAATGAAACCGGCCGAGAAGGCAAGCCGGGTCCAGTCCTCCTCCACGTCCAGGGCTTTCGTAAGCCCCTGTGCGAACCGACCGGTGAAGACGGCCGAGTGGGCGATTTGGCGGAGCAGGGCGGAATGGGAGTCGAAGTGATCCCGGAGCTCCTCAACCCCCTCAATCATGACGATCGAGGAGACCTCGACGAACCCGAGGAGGCGAACCGCACGGTCGATGCTCTCGACCTCCCGGCGGAGGCCGTGGTACGGGGAGTTGACGCGCCGGAGCACGTTGAGGGAGACGGACGGATCGCGTTCCACGATGTCAATGAGTGGACCAGGGTCCGTCTGGCCAGAGGCGATGAATTCTTCCACCTTCGAAATGGTGGACGGGAGGGTCGGAAACGTGAGCGTAAGGCCCTGTTTTTGCACGGACTGAGTGCGGAATTGATGAACCGACTGG
This window of the Salinibacter grassmerensis genome carries:
- a CDS encoding HDOD domain-containing protein; this encodes MPAPSALMPAADLDGHHRLLSAQSVHQFRTQSVQKQGLTLTFPTLPSTISKVEEFIASGQTDPGPLIDIVERDPSVSLNVLRRVNSPYHGLRREVESIDRAVRLLGFVEVSSIVMIEGVEELRDHFDSHSALLRQIAHSAVFTGRFAQGLTKALDVEEDWTRLAFSAGFIHAMGRLVLLHVQPDRYATLAEAGTMPLPDTEAEAHAFGENYRTLAPQAADHWELPERVCSVLQIAANPDDEPESASKMLGVSIRNGGDLARRDLAEDFAASLGTSEDSSASRVDDLMMTVAQDASTYASEVGHF